The following are encoded together in the Amyelois transitella isolate CPQ chromosome 6, ilAmyTran1.1, whole genome shotgun sequence genome:
- the LOC106131164 gene encoding chondroadherin: protein MASTFTLRWAVQWLAATLAWGTLCGAGQVYSPALAPSLAPPCPTHCICLSQSQVVCNSATLRGVPSALSPSVTQLSLSRADLRVLRSDAFAHLRQLRRLALDACNLTRIRPFAFRGLPRLRELYIQHTPLATVDAFAFAALQNITSIVLTHNRIAQIEGYAFAGTNFIKLISLKNNPIKRILAHAFSGLKDVIQVELPSGIRSIEPMAFAGLEGIGTLELAYMDLPALLSDTFRGLTRVGRLGLRESDLGVIRAGAFDGLQHVDILEMCNNKIDAVEELTLVQNNSVQTFRLTGNHMLETPESVLLEVENVVIRGNHLPCECGRDPLANPLALTQEFADENFCISPLKVRGRSLASAASGGAACRGDAGGSARARAAAGAGTLLLGDTLAHPNLALTITTITLLVSS, encoded by the exons ATGGGCGGTGCAGTGGTTGGCAGCCACACTTGCGTGGGGCACGTTGTGCGGTGCGGGGCAAGTCTACAGCCCCGCGCTGGCCCCGTCGCTGGCCCCACCGTGCCCCACGCACTGCATTTGTCTCTCACAGTCACAg GTCGTGTGCAACAGTGCGACACTTCGTGGCGTGCCTTCAGCTCTTAGTCCGAGTGTGACACAACTGTCGCTGTCGCGCGCGGATTTGCGCGTCCTTCGCTCCGACGCATTCGCTCATCTGCGGCAGCTGCGGCGTCTCGCACTTGACGCCTGCAATCTAACTCGCATACGTCCATTTGCATTCCGAGGACTACCACGTTTACGCGAGCTATACATTCAACATACGCCGCTCGCTACCGTCGATGCGTTCGCCTTTGCAGCTCTTCAAAACATAACCTCTATTGTACTAACTCATAACAGAATAGCCCAAATTGAGGGCTACGCTTTTGCAGGCACTAATTTCATAAAACTAATCTCGTTGAAAAATAACCCAATTAAGCGGATTCTGGCGCACGCCTTCTCAGGATTAAAAGACGTCATCCAAGTAGAACTCCCTTCAGGAATAAGGTCAATTGAGCCGATGGCATTTGCAGGTTTGGAGGGTATCGGGACATTAGAGTTAGCGTACATGGATCTGCCAGCACTATTGTCGGATACATTTCGAGGATTGACAAGAGTCGGTCGGCTTGGTCTTCGTGAATCTGACCTCGGTGTGATACGCGCGGGTGCTTTTGATGGCTTACAACATGTTGATATCCTAGAAATGTGTAATAATAAGATAGATGCTGTAGAGGAGCTGACTCTGGTGCAGAATAATAGCGTCCAAACTTTCAGATTGACGGGCAACCACATGTTGGAAACGCCAGAGTCGGTATTGCTCGAGGTGGAGAATGTCGTGATACGAGGTAATCATTTGCCATGCGAGTGCGGTCGGGATCCTTTGGCAAATCCGCTGGCATTGACTCAAGAGTTCGCAGATGAAAACTTCTGTATATCGCCGTTGAAAGTCCGAGGGCGAAGCCTAGCGAGTGCGGCTTCAGGTGGGGCGGCGTGTCGCGGCGACGCCGGCGGCAGCGCACGCGCACGGGCCGCCGCCGGCGCCGGCACGCTGCTGCTCGGAGACACACTCGCTCATCCGAACCTAGCTCTCACCATTACCACTATCACTCTTCTCGTGAGTAGCTAA